CCTTCCGGAGCGAAAAGACGGGAGTGACGCCGGGGTTCGAGGAGTCGGCCCGGCTCCACATCGACAACCACTGGGAGTTCAACGACGGGATGGAGGCCCACACCGGGATGAACTGGAATCGCGAAGGGCTGTACGAGCCCTTCACGATCTACGGCACGGACGTCACCGTGCCCGCCGGCACGTACGATGGATGGGAAACGCAACTGCGCTTCTGGACGAACGAATCGGCGAAAGTCTCCTTCCGCAGTGGGGCGAACATCGGCCAATTCCTGTCGGGTTCGCGCCGCAGCCTGAACGGTACGCTGACGGTGCGGCCGGGTTCCTCGTTCAGCACGTCGCTCCGGCTCGACTACAACAACGTCACGCTGGAGCAGGGGGACTTCGTCACGACGCTGGCGGGGGTGAACTTCGGGTACTTCTTCACGCCGCGGATCTACCTGCAGTCGCTCGTCCAGTACTCGACGCAGCTCGACACCTTCTCCGCCAACGTGCGGTTCGGGTGGCTCAACACGGCGGGGACCGGCCTGTTCATCGTCTACAACGACATCCAGGGGATCCAGGACCTGCACGGGCCGCAGGGGCGTTCGCTGGTCGTCAAGTTCAGCCGGCAGTTCAACGTCCTCGGCGGCTAGCAGCCCGTGCGCCCGCGGCTCCTCTTCGTCTGCGTGGAGAACTCCTGCCGGAGCCAGATGGCGGAGGGGTTCGCCCGCATGCTGGCGGGTGGCGGCGTGGAGGCGTCGAGCGGGGGCTCCACGCCTTCGGGCGTCGTGAATCCGCGGGCGATCGAGTCCATGGCGGAGGTGGGCTACGATCTCCGCGTCCACCGGTCGGAGGGGTTGGACGACGTGCCGGCCGGGCCGTTCGATGCGGTCGTCACCATGGGGTGCGGCGACGCCTGTCCGCACGTGCCCGCGCGGCGGCGCGAGGACTGGGAAGTGAAGGACCCGAAGGACCTGCCGCCGGAGGAGTTCCGCATGGTCCGGGATGACATTCGCCGGCGGGTGGCCGCGTTGCTGGCGGAGCTGGGCGTGGCGCCTGGGGCGCGGGCGGCCGGGCCCGACGGGCCTCCCGGAGCGTGAGTGGGCCGGACCGGTCGCTCGTGATCGTGGCCGGCGGACGTTCCCGCCGCCTCGGCCGCGACAAGCCGCTGGTCGAGATCGGCGGCCGCACCGTGCTGTCGCGGATCCTGGAAGCCACGGCGCAGTTCGCGGACGTGGTGCTGGCGGTGCGCGAGGTTCCGCCCTTCCGGCGCGCCCTCGCCGCGGAGGGCTGGGAGCCCGGCGCCGCCGGCGCGGAGAGCGCGGGCCCGCCCGGCTCGGTCGCGCTCCGCAGCCCGGAGGGCCGCGCCCTGCTCGTCGTGCCCGACCCGGTGCCCGACCTGGGCCCGCTCGCCGGCGTGGCCTCGGGGCTGGAGGCGGCGCGGGGCGCGATCTGCGTCGTGCTGGCGGGCGACCTTCCCTTCGTCACGCCGGAGCTCGTCGACCGCCTGAGCCGCGAACTCGCGATCGACGCCGACCTGGACGCCGTCGTGCCGCACGCGCGCGGCCGGGCCCAGCCGCTGTGCGCCGCCTATCGGCGGGAGGTCGGCCGGCTGGCCAGGCGGCTCTTGTCGCTCACCGCCGCGTCCGACGACCCGTCCCCCTCGATGATGAGCTTCCTCGATCGCCTGCGCCTCCGCCAGGTGCGGGCCGGCGACTTTCCCGCCGGCGTGGACCTTCGGGCGTCGACGCGCGGTGTCGACGTCCCCGACGATCTGGTGTGGGCCGCGCGCCGCGCGGCTCGAGACGGCTGACCCTGATCCTCGCCACGGGCATCCACTCTGGTTCCGGGGAGGGATCGCCAACGCCTCTTTTGCACCGATTTCGTCACAAATTCACCGATTCTGCCCGCTTTCGAGCTGTCGGCGCACTCCTAGATTCATGGGCAGCGTCACGCCTGGAACGTACGAGTTGGGGGCGACGGGGGCGTAGACGGCCCCGGCCGCCGGAGGCTCTGGAGCTTCCAGGCTGACGTCGACGGTCAGGCGTCACAAGAGGTGGCACGTCCCCAATGCGGGAGAACGCGATGAAGCTTCGATCAGGTATCCTCCGCTGGATTGGGTGGGGCGTACTCGTACTTGCGGTCGCCTGGACTGGATACCGCTTTAGCGTCTTGCGGACATTAGCGAACGAAATCGTCGTGCGGGCCCAGGAGCTGCAAACGGAGCAGACACGGTTGACGGGCACCTTGCGAGCTTACGAAGCCGGCTTCCTCCACCGCCCCGCCCGGGCGTTTACGCCGCAATTCATGGAAGCCTCGGAATGGGTATCCGAAACCACCAACATCGCACTCAACTGGGAAT
This is a stretch of genomic DNA from Candidatus Palauibacter australiensis. It encodes these proteins:
- a CDS encoding arsenate reductase ArsC, with product MRPRLLFVCVENSCRSQMAEGFARMLAGGGVEASSGGSTPSGVVNPRAIESMAEVGYDLRVHRSEGLDDVPAGPFDAVVTMGCGDACPHVPARRREDWEVKDPKDLPPEEFRMVRDDIRRRVAALLAELGVAPGARAAGPDGPPGA
- a CDS encoding molybdenum cofactor guanylyltransferase; the encoded protein is MSGPDRSLVIVAGGRSRRLGRDKPLVEIGGRTVLSRILEATAQFADVVLAVREVPPFRRALAAEGWEPGAAGAESAGPPGSVALRSPEGRALLVVPDPVPDLGPLAGVASGLEAARGAICVVLAGDLPFVTPELVDRLSRELAIDADLDAVVPHARGRAQPLCAAYRREVGRLARRLLSLTAASDDPSPSMMSFLDRLRLRQVRAGDFPAGVDLRASTRGVDVPDDLVWAARRAARDG